GTGGGAACATTAAGACATGGATGTGTGCATGGATGTTTTTCACCCAGtcgaattaaaaaaaataaaataatataataaagtgTGGAAACATTGTCTAAAACAACTCCCCTATTTCCTCATTGGCATAATAGGTCTAGTGTCTAGATAGGCTGCAAAATAAGTTGCATATTGGTCTAATTCATAGTCATAATACAGCAAATTATAATTGGACTAACaacagaaagaactacaacacaaaattaaaaaagaacatcgTGGGCAGCCAGATAGCTCTgttggtagagcggtcgcccaCATACAGAcagtttactccttgacgcagcgggcccgggctccgacctgcggccctttgctgcatgtcatccccccccccctctcacccCATTCATAGCTTCAACTGTCCCggcaaaaataaaggctgaaaatgccccaaaatatcttttaaaaaatgtataagatGTAGGGAAATTAAGACCTGCAATACAATACTTAAGCAAATTTAAGTCTTTTTAAGGACtaaaatttggttttgaaatTGTAGACttcttttagactttttaagaccctgtGGAAACTCTGATTTAGTTATGTTTTTGAGACAAGACATTGCTTTAAAATCCTTCATTAactaataatataaaaacacaactgcTCTATACTGTAAGCTTAAATCAAAATTCAAATGTAATAGTtgctacatacatacagtacatttgctACAGAAGAACATCCCCTTATCTGATTTAGACCCTGTGAATCCACTGTATTTACACAGGTACCAACActtcaacaacagaaaaagactAAATCAAACTTACGAGTGACAAACAAACTGGTCCAGCTTTAGATCTCAAAGGGTAAagtctatatatgtgtgtgtgtgtatcactaACCTTATAGAAAGTGTCCAGGTGAAACTCGGTCATTGTTCTGTCCAGGACTTGGCTCAAGTCCAACAACTGAGCATGCCCAGTACACACTTCCATCCCCAGAAACGTCCTGCAGGGgacaaaagacagagacacatgcAGGCAGTCGAACCATGAAGAACTGAACACATTAGGAATGAAAATGTATCTTTAtctaaaaacttttctttcagGGATAGACTGATTCTGGGCCCTGGCTGATTATCTGccttttttggcagtttgcagattatctgtattttcattttatttgcttAATAACTgataaagttaattaattaaaaagtgttggtTTCACttagagatggtccaatacaattttttacttcCCGAtactgatacctgaacttgtgtatcagccgataccgagtactgatctgatcccagtgtgtcatatatattttattatgttttaactgcTGTATGCTACTATCCACGTATGGATATGAtgtgatttctatctttgttgtctttctggctcaggttaaactctttgtgaaacatgaacacaaacaatgaacttATTTGATCATCcggtttgacagtcagttaaaacagaaaaataaactacattAATGTAGACTTTCTTTAGGGCTgtattacgtggtatcggatcggtgtaTAAGCTCTAGTACTTTCCattaccaataccagcgttttagaGCGTCTCGGAGGCGGTACAGATACTGGCATcagtatcggaacatctctagtttcACTCCCCACTGAGTCTGACCTAATGTCCCACCCACAACACTATCAGACAATCTTTTACTGGGTATTATGTTGAATGTTTCtaagttataaaaaaatgtattaaagcatttaaacaaagttttgtgttggagtgtgtaacattccaaaatctcaATTTTGACTtcaagattttcattttcaatgtaAATGCATATTGGTTCCGAATATCGGTTATCATTGACTTCTAATTATCGGTATCTGCCTTTAAAAACCAGTATCGGTCGATCCCTAATTAACtataaagagaaagagagagaattaaAGGATGAGACTGTACCTCGTCCTCTCAGCGTTACAGTAGACCCTCAATGTCCCTGCTGAGCACACAAACCTGGCAACAAGAAGAACAAGCTAGAATGCAAATCCACCGTGGTCAGCTTCTGATGGAACTTTCACATCTTTATCTAATCTACTTCCACTATTCCACCTACTGAGGTGCAAGTGATCCTCTACGCTGCTGCTGCAAATCAAGGTTTACTCACCTTGCCCTGAGAAAGTTATTACCAGAGGTGTCAAgttacaaagtacaaatacctaaGTAGAAATGTTAGATATCAATACTTTACTGGggtaattattttacagcaaactttttacttctactccttacatttcacGCAATTCTCTGTACTTTCTAcctgtttcatttttaaaaacagcctTGTTACTCCTgtttcagttcagtttgttttcatttcggCTTTTCAtcgttcaaaaaaaaaaaaaaactatccagaTAAATGGTGCAATCCCATCACAGATTGCTGCAGCTAAGCTTGGATATCTACATAATAAAGGCTAATTGATAACGTGCCTCTGCACCATTATAATATGGTAATACTTCTAGGCAACAAGTCATCAATTTTCCGCTCCATGAAACACATGTTAATGCTCCGGAGTACACACATGTGGTTCTTTAATGTATTTGCATTGTACTAAAATGTGTTCAATAAATGGCATGAATGCAGGTGAAACAGGTGCATCCcatatttttcaacattaacattttaatataacattataGTCATTATGGCCTTTAGAACAATGTTTTTGGGGAGGTAGGGTAGTGCAGTAGGGGCCCCTGTGACGCAGCCTAAGCTTTTGTCCTTAATGGCATTTTTCCCATAAACATTActgttacttttataatttaagtagtttttaaaaccagtacttttagacttttactaaaagtaaaaagcttgagttgatacttcaCTTTCTACAGAAGTATTTTTAATCCTCcgtatctatacttctacctgagtaTTGACTGTAAATACCTTTGACACCTCTGGTTATTACAGATAGTTAGGGTTAAATCATATTTATAGTAATGCAAtgattatatacagtatgtgtataaaCTATCGTCATTGTTCAATTTCTCTTCATcgtttcatttctttttgtcttacTATCTTTGCTTGTAGTGATGCAGTCTTTTTTCACCAGTTAAACCCTTTTCTAATACTTTTGCATTAATCAATTTACTTTTTTAGTCTTTAGTGCAATTCAATTACCCGTCCTACAAATGAGTCCCTCTACATACTGCCTCTGCTTTGCAAACTCAAGGGCTAACACTGTTAAGCTAAAACAAGTTTTCCTCCGGTGTATGGGTATTTGAGCAAACCTCTTGCAGTGCACCAGGCCTGCCTTGAGGCTCTGGGTGAAGGTTTGGATCCAGTGGTGTCTGAGCACCACCGTCTTAGACAAGCTGAGGTGAAACTCCTCCTGCGGGGTCAAAACCACACCGTGGTCCCCGGCTAGTGAGAGCAGCTCCTCCAACAACTCCCGGAACTCCTCCTCAGGATGGTCTGATgtacagaggagagagagatagagaacaTACACGCatgtgcgcacgcacacacacacacacacacacacacacacacacacaaattatatTAAACCAATGATAATTGACAAATCAATCGTCAGTACAATGTGTTGGTCTTACATGGCAAATAAACATAGGTAGCCCAGTTGCCTCTCTCGTGTTTAAAAGAGCGCACGCGTCCGCCATGAAGAGAGCTGTCTTCAGCCTGTGAGGCCACTTCATCTGGAAACATGGCCAACAGGCAACCAGGAAGAGGCAGCCTAACAGAAACACAGCCCAATGAGACCTTACATTATCTTTAagaggtgctcttgagcaaggcaccgaacccccaactgctcggggcgcctctCCATGGGCAGCCGCCCCACccgctctgacatctctccatttagtgcatgtatacgTACTgagtgtaaactgtaatttccctttatgattatttttgttattattattattattattaataaaaaactgTTTCAGTTGGTTTATCATCCAGGGATTGGCTATGGCAAGAAGTTGGAAAATGACATGTAACGTTAAAGCTTAAGGGACGACTGACTACAAGTTTAATAACTACTCTTGGACATACATTTacaatttgtgttttctgtcaacTGAGCATACAGAAAGccagcacaacacacacctcGTTTTAGGAACCGGTTCCTcaattttgtgtttctttgtcgCTGGGCTGCCATTGTTAGCATCGTCTTCCTCTTGCCACTTTCGAGATGAACATGTGGTCGCAGTTGCTGCCGCCGCCACCGCCTCGCTCTCCTCCTCCgagctgctgctgtagcccaccAACATCCTGTGGTTTGTCAGGACATATTACACATGAATTATGCATGCACATTTGCTACTAGACGGAAAGGGGTTAACATAGGTATTCAATGTTTAACTAcaggaaaaagaaacatttttgctCGGGTTTAAAACGTATTTTCCGACGGCTTCGAACAACAAGACGCTGGTTTATCGTAGTCCCGCTCTTCCCGAAATAAACAACGTGTTGTCATGATTATTTAGGTCCCAGTGAAACACGGCACCACCTCGAATCAGTTCCACTTTCATACTTCTCAGAGGTTTGACACAATGTGTGTATAACAGCGCATATATATGAGGAATCTGTGTAttggtgtttttgtgtattactcggccttaaaaaaaaaaaaacttaagtcaAAAATGCCTGACTGTCATCGTGACGTTTTAAAAGAGGTGACAATAGTTAAACTAAAACTGAAGTTGGCTTCCGTTTCGTTGCTTCCGATTCG
The Etheostoma spectabile isolate EspeVRDwgs_2016 chromosome 6, UIUC_Espe_1.0, whole genome shotgun sequence genome window above contains:
- the LOC116691160 gene encoding U6 snRNA phosphodiesterase isoform X1, yielding MLVGYSSSSEEESEAVAAAATATTCSSRKWQEEDDANNGSPATKKHKIEEPVPKTRLPLPGCLLAMFPDEVASQAEDSSLHGGRVRSFKHERGNWATYVYLPYHPEEEFRELLEELLSLAGDHGVVLTPQEEFHLSLSKTVVLRHHWIQTFTQSLKAGLVHCKRFVCSAGTLRVYCNAERTRTFLGMEVCTGHAQLLDLSQVLDRTMTEFHLDTFYKDPSFHVSLAWCVGDVTGQMKDCIQEMQRLIDDHEEGPFLLRLDCVELRCRTGNKTFRFPLET
- the LOC116691160 gene encoding U6 snRNA phosphodiesterase isoform X2; translation: MLVGYSSSSEEESEAVAAAATATTCSSRKWQEEDDANNGSPATKKHKIEEPVPKTRLPLPGCLLAMFPDEVASQAEDSSLHGGRVRSFKHERGNWATYVYLPYHPEEEFRELLEELLSLAGDHGVVLTPQEEFHLSLSKTVVLRHHWIQTFTQSLKAGLVHCKRTFLGMEVCTGHAQLLDLSQVLDRTMTEFHLDTFYKDPSFHVSLAWCVGDVTGQMKDCIQEMQRLIDDHEEGPFLLRLDCVELRCRTGNKTFRFPLET